A genomic window from Pyxidicoccus trucidator includes:
- a CDS encoding PEGA domain-containing protein — MIRTALLLALLLGALPASAKPGTSVKVAVLPFQALSADVPARAGPRVTARLVSEVHATRGLALAEPPRATEESPPSPLATARAAVKEATTAREARDFARADAALGRALDAYAASAVDLTDASELADAHALHAAVRYATGRDEDAAASLAHAFAMAPGRPLPLAATSPLFAKTVERVRASHDSRPRGGVRFDSVPYGLPVTLDGQPVGTAPVRVTEVPPGVHLWRSVLPSGEAVGGVVEVVSDRQAVVTVRPAGTGPDATLARALASNRLDAAAVDAASALGRTAGADLVVFGTVAREGAGLALDAFVLAPGDKAPRRLPRLTVDAELLDAGTPLRTCVAALAARGVEAGVTESLPVTPAPDEAFAPPPAQVAYPASTGRTPSADKPAGPVPDRKPLAPIRKPLVRP, encoded by the coding sequence ATGATTCGCACCGCGCTCCTGCTCGCCCTCCTCCTGGGTGCCCTCCCCGCCTCCGCGAAGCCGGGCACCTCCGTGAAGGTGGCGGTACTCCCGTTCCAGGCCCTCTCCGCCGACGTGCCCGCGCGCGCCGGCCCCCGCGTCACCGCGCGCCTCGTCTCGGAGGTCCATGCCACCCGGGGCCTCGCCCTCGCCGAGCCGCCCCGCGCCACCGAAGAGTCCCCTCCCTCTCCCCTGGCCACCGCACGCGCCGCGGTGAAGGAGGCCACCACCGCCCGCGAGGCTCGGGACTTCGCCCGCGCCGACGCCGCGCTGGGCCGCGCGCTGGACGCCTACGCCGCCAGCGCCGTCGACCTCACGGACGCCTCCGAGCTCGCGGACGCCCACGCCCTGCACGCCGCCGTCCGCTACGCCACCGGCCGTGACGAGGACGCCGCCGCCAGCCTCGCCCATGCCTTCGCCATGGCTCCCGGGCGTCCCCTCCCGCTGGCCGCGACGTCACCCCTCTTCGCGAAGACGGTGGAGCGCGTGCGCGCCTCGCACGACTCCCGCCCGCGCGGCGGCGTGCGCTTCGACTCCGTGCCGTATGGACTTCCGGTGACGCTCGACGGCCAGCCCGTGGGCACCGCGCCCGTGCGCGTGACGGAGGTGCCTCCCGGTGTGCACCTGTGGCGCTCGGTGCTGCCCTCGGGAGAAGCGGTGGGCGGCGTGGTGGAGGTGGTCTCCGACCGCCAGGCCGTGGTGACGGTGCGCCCCGCCGGCACGGGCCCTGACGCCACGCTCGCGCGGGCCCTCGCGAGCAATCGACTGGACGCCGCCGCGGTGGACGCGGCCTCCGCGCTGGGCCGCACGGCGGGCGCGGACCTCGTGGTGTTCGGCACCGTGGCGCGCGAGGGTGCGGGCCTCGCGCTCGACGCCTTCGTCCTCGCTCCCGGAGACAAGGCCCCGCGCCGCCTGCCGCGCCTCACGGTGGATGCGGAGCTGCTGGACGCGGGCACTCCGCTGCGCACCTGCGTGGCCGCCCTGGCCGCGCGCGGCGTCGAGGCCGGCGTCACCGAGTCCCTGCCCGTGACGCCCGCCCCGGATGAAGCCTTCGCGCCCCCGCCCGCGCAGGTGGCGTATCCGGCGAGCACCGGGCGCACCCCGAGCGCGGACAAGCCCGCCGGGCCCGTCCCGGACCGCAAGCCCCTGGCCCCCATCCGCAAGCCGCTGGTCCGCCCGTGA
- the gluQRS gene encoding tRNA glutamyl-Q(34) synthetase GluQRS: MSPFRGRFAPSPTGRMHLGNIRSALLGWLQARAAGGQFLLRIEDLDRARCKPQHVDDLLRDLEWLGLGWDEPPLFQSQRDDVYREALAKLEREGLVYPCFCTRGEIARAASAPHGLSEEGPRYPGTCAHLTASQAAERARTRAPAYRFRARPGEVRFVDELLGPYSQDVDAVVGDFVVRRNDGVASYQLAVVVDDAASGITHVLRGDDLLSSTPRQLQLYAALGLPAPAFLHVPLVLGEDGKRLAKREGAFALAELRERDIAPERVLGLLAAWSGLGEGGPVTLQELVRGFRPEALPQSPVVAREAVLMEALGLR; encoded by the coding sequence GTGAGTCCCTTCCGAGGCCGCTTCGCGCCCAGTCCCACCGGGCGCATGCACCTGGGCAACATCCGCAGCGCGCTGCTCGGGTGGCTCCAGGCGCGCGCCGCCGGAGGCCAGTTCCTGCTGCGCATCGAGGACCTGGACCGCGCGCGCTGCAAGCCCCAGCACGTGGACGACCTGCTGCGCGACTTGGAGTGGCTCGGCCTCGGCTGGGACGAGCCGCCTCTCTTCCAGAGCCAGCGCGACGACGTCTACCGCGAGGCGCTCGCGAAGCTGGAGCGCGAGGGGCTCGTCTACCCGTGCTTCTGCACGCGCGGCGAGATTGCCCGCGCCGCCAGCGCGCCGCACGGCCTGTCCGAGGAAGGCCCTCGCTACCCCGGCACCTGCGCGCACCTCACCGCTTCGCAAGCCGCCGAGCGAGCCCGCACCCGAGCCCCCGCGTACCGCTTCCGCGCACGCCCCGGCGAGGTGCGCTTCGTGGACGAGCTGCTGGGCCCCTACTCGCAGGACGTGGACGCGGTGGTGGGTGACTTCGTGGTGCGCCGCAATGACGGCGTGGCCAGCTACCAGCTCGCGGTGGTGGTGGACGACGCGGCCAGCGGCATCACCCACGTGCTGCGCGGCGATGACCTGCTCTCCTCCACGCCCCGGCAGCTCCAGCTCTACGCGGCGCTCGGCCTGCCCGCGCCGGCCTTCCTCCACGTCCCGCTGGTGCTCGGCGAGGACGGAAAGCGGCTGGCCAAGCGCGAGGGCGCCTTCGCCCTGGCCGAGCTGCGCGAGCGCGACATTGCGCCCGAGCGTGTGCTCGGCCTGCTCGCCGCCTGGAGTGGCCTGGGAGAGGGCGGGCCGGTGACACTCCAGGAACTGGTGCGGGGTTTCCGTCCCGAGGCATTGCCTCAGTCACCGGTGGTGGCTCGCGAGGCGGTGCTCATGGAGGCACTCGGCCTGAGGTGA
- a CDS encoding AgmX/PglI C-terminal domain-containing protein, whose product MPNRSIIRWVLIPGLSLGVLVLSAALSFWLTRPVLPEPSRDMPEPATLAPESLPAEPPSRPADPSLPPIDPPAAVPPPPFPSPRSQLPVAPETAPAGTRRVVEVEPVIESATGRIDSQDVRVALRAVTPLVQQCFEDAAQRNRGPQTVRLRFTVEPGGERGEAGQLTGGELLESTIPDPMVQACVLDSLLDARFPAPPGGGKATVVYPFEFRAPENAGP is encoded by the coding sequence ATGCCGAACCGCTCCATCATCCGCTGGGTCCTCATCCCCGGGCTGAGCCTGGGCGTGCTCGTCTTGAGCGCGGCCCTCTCCTTCTGGCTCACGCGGCCCGTGCTCCCGGAACCGTCCCGGGACATGCCCGAGCCCGCCACCCTGGCGCCGGAGTCCCTCCCCGCCGAGCCACCGTCCCGTCCCGCCGACCCGTCCCTGCCCCCCATCGACCCGCCAGCCGCCGTCCCACCGCCGCCCTTCCCGTCACCCCGGAGCCAGCTCCCGGTAGCACCGGAGACCGCGCCGGCCGGCACGCGACGCGTGGTGGAAGTCGAGCCGGTCATCGAGTCCGCCACCGGGCGCATCGACTCCCAGGACGTCCGCGTCGCCCTCCGCGCCGTGACGCCCCTCGTGCAGCAATGCTTCGAGGACGCGGCACAGCGCAACCGGGGGCCGCAGACGGTGCGGCTGCGCTTCACCGTGGAGCCCGGCGGTGAGCGGGGCGAGGCGGGCCAGCTGACCGGGGGCGAGCTGCTGGAGAGCACCATTCCGGACCCGATGGTGCAGGCGTGTGTGCTGGACTCGCTGCTGGACGCCCGGTTCCCGGCCCCGCCGGGTGGGGGGAAGGCCACGGTCGTCTACCCCTTCGAGTTCCGCGCGCCGGAGAACGCGGGCCCGTAG
- a CDS encoding DUF6311 domain-containing protein, whose product MSDVSPVPPAPSSRGGARRVLASAARFAVAQTGPLGAALVGVLTFLAMYGPAALDPTRLGWLMRDDFSQHLLGWLFFRNSPPGLPLGAIPGYVHPLGTTLGYTDSLPWVGLLLRPFSALLPVDFQYIGPWMALCLGLQGAVGAWVARGMGARVPLQWLIGALLVLSPALLARMSMSHDALSAHWLIVLLVGLHLLPQRDARDAKRALGLGLLLCVLAAGIHPVLAAMVLALAVSLCVRTALEGQWGWRWPALAAGVDVAAVAGLLAGFGYFGMTGPLGAVGFGDFSADLATFLNPFGYRDINWSRFLPNLRRASGQYEGFGYLGVGGLFALGAALVLAGLRARDVRRLWRRWGPVAVVALGLAFFALSWRITWMGEQVADVSALYRPGLRWVEAFRASGRFVWPLYYLVLLGSSLALLRLPKPASAPVLLALALTLQVLDVDLGGGRQAHEGGRWHPRPSDALREAARGRKHLVLYPPQSHDGSGRGCRAGPTDFHRWAYRAYLLGLTFNSGYVARLDDSRAQAYCLGLDADVQAGRLDPEIVYLSIPQRLGQFRAIPGTRCTQEEGLWMCVLDAVPSGG is encoded by the coding sequence ATGTCCGACGTGAGCCCCGTCCCCCCAGCCCCCAGCTCGCGTGGTGGGGCGCGGCGCGTCCTGGCCTCCGCCGCGCGCTTCGCCGTGGCGCAGACGGGGCCCCTGGGCGCGGCGCTGGTGGGGGTCCTCACGTTCCTCGCCATGTATGGGCCGGCGGCGCTGGACCCGACCCGGCTCGGCTGGCTCATGCGCGACGACTTCAGCCAGCACCTGCTGGGGTGGCTCTTCTTCCGCAACTCGCCACCCGGGCTGCCGCTGGGCGCCATTCCCGGGTACGTCCATCCGCTGGGGACGACGCTCGGGTACACGGACTCGCTGCCCTGGGTGGGGTTGCTGCTCCGGCCGTTCTCAGCGCTGTTGCCGGTGGACTTCCAGTACATCGGGCCCTGGATGGCCCTGTGCCTCGGACTCCAGGGCGCGGTGGGGGCGTGGGTGGCGCGGGGGATGGGCGCGCGGGTGCCGCTCCAGTGGCTCATCGGCGCGCTGCTCGTGCTGTCGCCCGCGCTCCTCGCCCGGATGAGCATGTCGCACGACGCCCTCAGCGCCCACTGGCTCATCGTGCTCCTGGTGGGGCTCCACCTCCTCCCCCAGCGGGACGCGCGAGACGCGAAGCGGGCCCTGGGCCTCGGGCTGCTGCTCTGCGTGCTCGCGGCGGGCATCCACCCCGTGCTCGCCGCCATGGTGCTGGCGCTCGCGGTGTCGCTCTGCGTGCGCACCGCGCTGGAGGGGCAATGGGGCTGGCGTTGGCCGGCGCTCGCCGCGGGGGTGGACGTCGCCGCCGTGGCCGGGCTCCTCGCGGGCTTCGGCTACTTCGGGATGACCGGGCCCCTGGGCGCCGTCGGCTTCGGCGACTTCTCCGCGGACCTGGCGACCTTCCTCAACCCGTTCGGGTACCGCGACATCAACTGGTCTCGCTTCCTTCCCAACCTGCGCAGGGCGAGCGGACAGTACGAGGGCTTCGGCTACCTGGGCGTGGGCGGGCTCTTCGCCCTCGGGGCCGCGCTCGTCCTGGCGGGCCTGAGGGCGCGAGACGTGCGGCGGCTGTGGCGGCGGTGGGGCCCCGTCGCCGTGGTGGCCCTGGGGCTGGCGTTCTTCGCGCTCTCCTGGCGCATCACCTGGATGGGGGAGCAGGTCGCCGATGTCTCGGCGCTCTACCGGCCCGGCCTGCGGTGGGTGGAGGCCTTCCGCGCCTCGGGCCGCTTCGTGTGGCCGCTCTACTACCTCGTCCTGCTGGGCTCCTCCCTCGCGCTCCTTCGCCTCCCGAAGCCGGCCTCCGCGCCCGTGCTGCTGGCGCTGGCCCTGACGCTGCAGGTGCTCGACGTCGACCTGGGCGGCGGGCGGCAGGCCCACGAGGGCGGGCGGTGGCACCCGCGGCCCTCCGACGCGCTCCGCGAGGCCGCCAGGGGGCGCAAGCACCTGGTGCTGTATCCGCCGCAGTCCCATGACGGCTCGGGCCGGGGCTGCCGCGCCGGCCCCACGGACTTCCACCGCTGGGCGTACCGCGCGTACCTCCTCGGGCTGACGTTCAACAGCGGCTATGTGGCGCGGCTGGACGACTCCCGCGCGCAGGCCTACTGCCTGGGGCTGGATGCCGATGTCCAGGCGGGCCGGTTGGACCCGGAGATTGTCTACCTCTCCATCCCCCAGCGGCTGGGGCAGTTCCGCGCCATTCCCGGCACCCGCTGCACCCAGGAAGAGGGGCTCTGGATGTGCGTCCTCGACGCGGTGCCTTCCGGTGGGTAG
- a CDS encoding DUF4081 domain-containing protein, whose protein sequence is MPVTVEQLGSQDADSLRALLSKDPVHNLYLLGLLEEFGIAPRGRVPFAFYGRFDNAVLTAAVFVGGEGGLVVPSASDASATSVIADALASSMKLRGTVGDKSAVDALVRSLCQGKPRLSRTQRLFSVSADDLGPFTNPLLRLAREEDIPRLLPLAQGFVREALERDPLAEDPQGYEARVVQRVRQRRTYVLEEAGGLVFKVDIGSRSQYGAELEGLYTLPAERKKGNATLCLGQISRHLLSSLPRLTMRIDERDESTARIARKVGYLAGRTQRLVLVD, encoded by the coding sequence ATGCCCGTCACCGTCGAACAGCTTGGTTCCCAGGACGCGGATTCCCTGCGTGCATTGCTGTCGAAGGACCCGGTCCACAACCTCTACCTGCTGGGGTTGCTGGAGGAGTTCGGCATTGCCCCGCGCGGGCGGGTGCCCTTCGCCTTCTATGGGCGCTTCGACAACGCGGTGCTCACCGCCGCCGTCTTCGTCGGGGGTGAGGGGGGCCTGGTGGTGCCCAGCGCGAGCGACGCCTCGGCCACCAGCGTGATTGCCGACGCGCTGGCCTCGTCGATGAAGCTGCGGGGCACGGTGGGGGACAAGTCCGCGGTGGACGCGCTGGTGCGCAGCCTGTGCCAGGGCAAGCCGCGCCTGTCTCGCACGCAGCGGCTGTTCAGCGTGTCGGCGGACGACCTGGGCCCCTTCACCAACCCGCTGCTGCGGCTGGCGCGTGAGGAGGACATCCCCCGGCTGCTGCCGCTGGCGCAGGGCTTCGTGCGCGAGGCCCTGGAGAGAGACCCGCTGGCGGAGGACCCCCAGGGTTACGAGGCCCGCGTCGTCCAGCGCGTGCGCCAGCGCCGCACGTACGTGCTGGAGGAGGCGGGCGGGCTGGTGTTCAAGGTCGACATCGGCAGCCGCTCCCAGTACGGCGCGGAGCTGGAGGGCCTCTACACGCTGCCGGCCGAGCGGAAGAAGGGGAATGCCACCCTGTGTCTCGGGCAGATTTCCCGGCACCTGCTGTCCTCGCTGCCCCGGCTGACGATGCGCATCGACGAGCGCGACGAGAGCACCGCGCGCATCGCCCGCAAGGTCGGCTACCTGGCCGGCCGCACGCAGCGACTCGTCCTGGTCGACTAG
- a CDS encoding tRNA-(ms[2]io[6]A)-hydroxylase — MSRPTPSRRPLSGEGPVILHVATDPGWLPLALERFDEVLVDHAHCEKKAAANALSLLQMYPDLPGLPAQMARLAREESAHLAKVLELMDARGLTLTKDSGDPYAQGLQKLVRTPSAERRVDRLLVAAVIEARSCERLSLLAEGLTDPALARFYGELAQSEDGHQSLFFRLAVTAANGDEAGVRERLEWMLEREAQVISDVGLRAAIH, encoded by the coding sequence ATGAGCCGTCCCACGCCTTCCCGCCGTCCCCTCTCTGGAGAGGGCCCCGTCATCCTCCACGTCGCCACGGACCCGGGCTGGCTGCCGCTGGCGCTGGAGCGCTTCGACGAGGTGCTGGTGGACCACGCCCACTGCGAGAAGAAGGCCGCGGCCAACGCGCTGTCGCTGCTCCAGATGTACCCGGACCTGCCGGGGCTGCCCGCGCAGATGGCGCGGCTGGCGCGCGAGGAGAGCGCACACCTGGCGAAGGTGCTGGAATTGATGGACGCGCGCGGCCTGACGCTGACGAAGGACTCGGGAGACCCGTACGCGCAGGGCCTGCAGAAGCTGGTGCGCACGCCGTCCGCCGAGCGCCGCGTGGACCGGCTGCTGGTGGCGGCCGTCATCGAGGCCCGCTCGTGCGAGCGCCTGTCGCTGCTCGCGGAGGGGCTGACGGACCCGGCGCTCGCCCGCTTCTACGGAGAGCTGGCCCAGTCCGAGGACGGGCACCAGTCCCTCTTCTTCCGGCTGGCCGTCACCGCCGCCAACGGCGACGAGGCCGGCGTGCGCGAGCGGCTGGAGTGGATGCTCGAGCGCGAGGCCCAGGTCATCTCCGACGTGGGCCTGCGCGCCGCCATCCACTGA
- a CDS encoding SLC13 family permease, translating into MTIAIVLGIVVVALVLFSLDTIPIEVSSLVVVCLLALTGVLTPTQAFEGFSNDTVIFIFTLLAMTQGLASTGVVQLVGQRLAFFARFGHQTFVMAMMVAVAAFSSIISNTVTTAAFLPVAIGAAHRAKVPKSKVLLPLAYASMLGGMVFLYGTSTNLVVSAALQRMGMSGIGVTELAPVGFPLAIIGIVVVVLLAPLLLPAREGQGSIEDWTLRDYITEAVLPADSRYVGRELADITEGLGLRVIGIIREGQTLEAVPGHRLRGDERFIVEGNREDILRVKDLRGIEIRPDVRLSDTELADKDSILIEASVPQGSQLVGRSLKETLFLERYGLVALALHRKPAIQRVTKLQLLGRIFGERSLSLLPLSVGDVLLLRGPKEKVSELAGGANLVVLTGHEYQPPRYGKALLAVVLFLGALGAGSLGLVPLSVAGLTGMLAMIATGCVDARLAFRVDWRVVLLIGSMMALGLAMEESGAGKYIGNAVAELGAYGGPRTVLGLLMVLTILLSAPMSNQAAALVVLPVAINAAQQLGVDPRSFAMGVTLAASCSFITPLEPSCVLVYGPGHYRFTDFFRLGTPLTALLVAALMVAVPWAWPFTEASHPAPAQGSPVSAVAPAAEAPGGLSPGGVSSAGLAPTGGLSP; encoded by the coding sequence ATGACCATCGCCATCGTCCTCGGCATCGTCGTCGTCGCGCTGGTGCTGTTCTCGCTCGACACCATCCCCATCGAGGTGAGCTCGCTGGTGGTGGTGTGCCTGCTGGCGTTGACGGGCGTGCTCACGCCCACGCAGGCGTTCGAGGGGTTCAGCAACGACACCGTCATCTTCATCTTCACGCTGCTGGCCATGACGCAGGGGCTGGCCTCCACGGGGGTGGTGCAGCTGGTGGGGCAGCGGCTGGCCTTCTTCGCCCGCTTCGGCCACCAGACGTTCGTCATGGCGATGATGGTGGCGGTGGCGGCCTTCTCGTCCATCATCTCCAACACGGTGACGACGGCGGCCTTCCTGCCGGTGGCCATTGGCGCGGCGCACCGGGCGAAGGTGCCCAAGAGCAAGGTGCTGCTGCCGCTGGCGTACGCGTCGATGCTGGGCGGGATGGTCTTCCTCTACGGCACGTCCACCAACCTGGTGGTGTCCGCGGCGCTGCAGCGCATGGGGATGTCGGGCATCGGCGTGACGGAGCTGGCGCCGGTGGGCTTCCCGCTGGCCATCATCGGCATCGTCGTGGTGGTGCTGCTGGCGCCGCTGCTCCTGCCCGCGCGCGAGGGGCAGGGGAGCATCGAGGACTGGACGCTGCGCGACTACATCACCGAGGCGGTGCTGCCGGCGGACTCGCGCTACGTGGGCAGGGAGCTGGCGGACATCACCGAGGGGCTGGGGCTGCGCGTCATCGGCATCATCCGCGAAGGGCAGACGCTGGAGGCGGTGCCCGGCCACCGGCTGCGGGGCGACGAGCGCTTCATCGTCGAGGGCAACCGGGAGGACATCCTCCGGGTGAAGGACCTGCGAGGCATTGAAATCCGCCCGGACGTGAGGCTGTCGGACACCGAGCTGGCCGACAAGGACAGCATCTTGATTGAAGCCAGCGTGCCCCAGGGCAGCCAGCTGGTGGGGCGCAGCCTGAAGGAGACGCTGTTCCTGGAGCGCTACGGCCTGGTGGCGCTGGCGCTGCACCGCAAGCCGGCGATTCAGCGCGTCACCAAGCTGCAGCTGTTGGGGCGCATCTTCGGCGAGCGCTCGCTGTCCCTGCTGCCGCTGTCGGTGGGCGACGTGCTGCTGCTGCGCGGCCCGAAGGAGAAGGTGTCGGAGCTGGCGGGGGGCGCCAACCTGGTGGTGCTCACCGGCCACGAGTACCAGCCGCCGCGCTACGGCAAGGCGCTGCTGGCGGTGGTGCTCTTCCTGGGCGCGCTGGGGGCGGGGTCGCTGGGGTTGGTGCCGCTGTCGGTGGCGGGGCTCACCGGCATGCTGGCGATGATTGCCACCGGGTGCGTGGACGCGCGCCTCGCCTTCCGGGTGGACTGGCGGGTGGTGTTGCTCATCGGCTCCATGATGGCGCTGGGCCTGGCCATGGAGGAGAGCGGCGCGGGGAAGTACATCGGCAACGCGGTGGCGGAGCTGGGCGCGTATGGCGGCCCCCGCACGGTGCTGGGACTGCTGATGGTGCTGACCATCCTCCTGTCGGCGCCCATGAGCAACCAGGCCGCCGCCCTGGTGGTGCTGCCGGTGGCCATCAACGCCGCGCAGCAGCTGGGCGTGGACCCGAGGTCCTTCGCCATGGGCGTGACGCTGGCGGCGAGCTGCTCGTTCATCACCCCGCTGGAGCCCAGCTGCGTGCTCGTCTACGGCCCCGGGCACTACCGCTTCACGGACTTCTTCCGACTGGGCACGCCGCTCACCGCGCTGCTCGTGGCCGCGCTGATGGTGGCCGTGCCCTGGGCGTGGCCCTTCACGGAGGCGAGCCACCCGGCGCCCGCGCAGGGGAGTCCGGTGAGCGCCGTGGCTCCGGCGGCCGAGGCTCCGGGCGGCCTGTCGCCGGGGGGCGTGTCCTCGGCGGGCCTGGCTCCCACGGGCGGCCTGTCGCCTTGA
- a CDS encoding phosphoenolpyruvate carboxykinase (GTP), with protein MASTQVAAVGDKAPTKNPTLLAWVAKMAQLTQPDNIVWCDGSEEEKKRLTDQAVKEGILIPLNQQKRPGCYLHRSNPNDVARVEHLTFICTPNKTDAGPTNNWMDPDEAYTKLSQHFDGSMKGRTMYVVPYAMGPIGSPFTKIGVELTDSVYVVLNMRIMARMGKQALDMLGDSDDFNRGLHSTGDVNPDRRYICHFPQDNTIWSFGSGYGGNVLLGKKCLALRIGSYLGREEGWLAEHMLILGVTSPKGETTYVAAAFPSACGKTNFAMMIPPAEYKGWKIETVGDDIAWMRPGPDGRLYAINPEAGYFGVVPGTNYKTNPNAMETIARDTLFTNVAMTADGDVWWEGKDGEVPDELTDWQGRPWKKGSTEKAAHPNSRFTAPMSNNPVLSSKANDPMGVPISALIFGGRRSNTVPLVLQAFNWTHGVFLGATMGSETTAAATGKVGVVRRDPMAMLPFCGYHMGDYLQHWLDMQKSIPQLPKIFQVNWFRQDKNGKFIWPGFGDNMRVLEWIVNRVHGRVPTKETLLGWVPRSDEGLNLKGLDLAPEAVLEATSIKEDEWKAELKSQEVFFEQLGTKAPEALMLQRKLLISRLET; from the coding sequence ATGGCTTCGACGCAAGTGGCGGCGGTGGGCGACAAGGCCCCCACGAAGAACCCCACGCTGCTGGCCTGGGTGGCGAAGATGGCCCAGCTGACGCAGCCGGATAACATCGTCTGGTGCGACGGCTCCGAGGAGGAGAAGAAGCGCCTGACGGACCAGGCGGTGAAGGAGGGCATCCTCATCCCCCTGAACCAGCAGAAGCGGCCCGGCTGCTACCTGCACCGCTCCAACCCCAATGACGTGGCGCGCGTCGAGCACCTCACGTTCATCTGTACGCCCAACAAGACGGACGCCGGCCCCACCAACAACTGGATGGACCCGGACGAGGCGTACACCAAGCTGAGCCAGCACTTCGACGGCAGCATGAAGGGCCGCACCATGTACGTGGTGCCCTACGCCATGGGCCCCATCGGCAGCCCCTTCACCAAGATTGGCGTCGAGCTGACCGACAGCGTCTACGTCGTGCTGAACATGCGGATCATGGCCCGCATGGGCAAGCAGGCGCTGGACATGCTGGGCGACAGCGACGACTTCAACCGCGGCCTGCACAGCACCGGCGACGTGAATCCGGACCGCCGCTACATCTGCCACTTCCCCCAGGACAACACCATCTGGAGCTTCGGCTCGGGATATGGCGGCAACGTGCTGCTCGGGAAGAAATGCCTCGCGCTGCGCATCGGCAGCTACCTGGGCCGCGAGGAGGGCTGGCTCGCCGAGCACATGCTCATCCTCGGCGTCACCAGCCCCAAGGGTGAGACGACCTACGTCGCCGCCGCCTTCCCGTCCGCCTGCGGCAAGACGAACTTCGCGATGATGATTCCTCCGGCCGAGTACAAGGGCTGGAAGATTGAGACGGTCGGCGACGACATCGCCTGGATGCGCCCCGGCCCGGATGGCCGCCTCTACGCCATCAACCCCGAGGCCGGCTACTTCGGCGTCGTCCCCGGCACCAACTACAAGACCAACCCCAACGCGATGGAGACCATCGCCAGGGACACCCTCTTCACCAACGTGGCGATGACGGCCGACGGTGACGTGTGGTGGGAGGGCAAGGACGGCGAGGTGCCGGACGAGCTCACCGACTGGCAGGGCCGGCCCTGGAAGAAGGGCAGCACGGAGAAGGCGGCGCACCCGAACAGCCGCTTCACCGCGCCCATGTCCAACAACCCGGTGCTCAGCTCCAAGGCCAATGACCCGATGGGCGTGCCCATCTCCGCCCTCATCTTCGGCGGCCGCCGCTCCAACACCGTCCCGCTCGTCCTCCAGGCCTTCAACTGGACGCACGGCGTGTTCCTCGGCGCCACCATGGGCAGTGAGACCACCGCCGCCGCCACCGGCAAGGTCGGCGTCGTGCGCAGAGACCCCATGGCCATGCTGCCCTTCTGCGGCTACCACATGGGCGACTACCTCCAGCACTGGCTGGACATGCAGAAGTCCATCCCCCAGCTGCCGAAAATCTTCCAGGTCAACTGGTTCCGCCAGGACAAGAACGGCAAGTTCATCTGGCCGGGCTTCGGGGACAACATGCGCGTCCTCGAGTGGATCGTGAACCGCGTCCACGGCCGCGTCCCCACGAAGGAGACGCTGCTGGGCTGGGTGCCGCGCTCCGACGAGGGCCTCAACCTCAAGGGCCTGGACCTCGCCCCCGAGGCCGTCCTCGAGGCCACCTCCATCAAGGAAGACGAGTGGAAGGCCGAGCTCAAGAGCCAGGAGGTCTTCTTCGAGCAGCTGGGCACCAAGGCCCCCGAGGCCCTCATGCTCCAGCGCAAGCTCCTCATCTCCCGCCTGGAGACGTAG
- a CDS encoding tetratricopeptide repeat protein: MRLACVLTAALVLAPPVALAQRGARNTTSLIREGERLYQAGKYKEAAEALKKAHEASPNPKLIYNIAVALENAGELREALSFYQQYVGNTEGTDPTLLKRSARGIDRLQVLLKKEEQAQASADVERQKLQAEADAARRQAEEEQLAARRAEEENRRQQEAEYARALKSYKRQRIAAFAVGGVAVAGVGAGVLFGMQARDAREQFDAATRLEDKQARADDTKSKALLADIGFGVGLAGAITAIILYPKEGPPVEGEVRVTLAPRGVGAGMEVSF, from the coding sequence ATGAGATTGGCTTGTGTGTTGACGGCGGCCCTGGTGCTCGCGCCCCCCGTGGCGCTCGCCCAGCGCGGGGCCAGGAATACGACGTCCCTCATCCGCGAGGGCGAGCGGCTGTACCAGGCCGGGAAGTACAAGGAGGCGGCGGAGGCGCTGAAGAAGGCGCACGAGGCGTCGCCCAACCCGAAGCTCATCTACAACATCGCCGTCGCCCTGGAGAACGCGGGCGAGCTGCGCGAGGCGCTCTCCTTCTATCAGCAGTACGTCGGCAACACGGAGGGCACGGACCCCACGCTGCTCAAGCGCAGCGCGCGCGGCATCGACCGGCTCCAGGTCCTCCTCAAGAAGGAGGAGCAGGCCCAGGCCAGCGCGGACGTCGAGCGCCAGAAGCTCCAGGCCGAGGCGGACGCGGCACGCCGCCAGGCGGAGGAGGAGCAGCTGGCGGCCCGGCGCGCCGAGGAGGAGAACCGGCGCCAGCAGGAGGCCGAGTACGCGCGCGCGCTGAAGTCCTACAAGCGCCAGCGCATCGCCGCCTTCGCCGTGGGCGGCGTGGCGGTGGCCGGCGTGGGCGCCGGGGTGCTCTTCGGCATGCAGGCGCGCGACGCGCGCGAGCAGTTCGACGCCGCCACCCGGCTCGAGGACAAGCAGGCCCGCGCGGACGACACGAAGAGCAAGGCGCTGCTCGCGGACATCGGCTTCGGCGTGGGCCTGGCCGGGGCGATTACCGCCATCATCCTCTACCCGAAGGAGGGGCCGCCCGTGGAGGGTGAGGTACGGGTGACGCTGGCCCCTCGCGGCGTCGGCGCCGGAATGGAGGTCAGCTTCTGA